The following is a genomic window from Manihot esculenta cultivar AM560-2 chromosome 9, M.esculenta_v8, whole genome shotgun sequence.
taaataaaatttcttttatattattataattttaaattattataaccataccttatatttaattaaatttatttaaaaaattaattaattttgttaattttattttttttaaaataaaatattataaatatagttgcagaatattgattttttattttattaaataatattccttatttaataaataattatcaatgtttttattttattaaataatattccttatttaataaatgattatcaatgtatatttttaaaagtattattatagtctaattgtaatttgtatataatatagatgaggaaaaaataaatagtttattgtttaattttactcTAATATAATTaggaagttttaaattttagttagttctttatattagattataataaaatttaatttcaatttaaatagaaaattaatataattaaccaattaaattaaatattttaaataataataaaataaaataaccatataattattaaattggtgcttaattatttatcattttatatatcttgaattctttttttttttgaatcattaTATATCTTGAATTCTACCATTATCATTTATagacatatataaaataaactaatgtttaatttcttaaaaaattgtgcgtaaaatataaattttttaatttcaatttaattagtccaatttttatattttagtgtaattttattttgattatttaattagtatgctatatgtattattataattatttttttaattaattaattaattgaaaaaacttaatatttatattatttgtattttaatttatacgCTTAAATTCTGAATAAATTaactcaatatttatatttagatgtaattttgataaatttttaaaattaaaattaaaaataaataatttaattataaaatatgtaGTTCGcgtctttaaatttattttacaataataattataaatattctataataaatatattatttaatttaaaatagtaatatatataaaataattaagaataataaatttaaaataggaatatatataaaataatttaaaatattcccTACCATTCTCCCCTTCCATTTTCCTTCATTTATATTCCCTACAACGATTACCACCTCTTAACATTATCACCCTTATTCCcatccatttttttatttttaagttgccAAATTTATTTCTTGTGCCTTTTCTTACACAGAGATTCATGATATTCAAAGTTTCTACATTCATAAATTACATGTTGAGAGAATTGATTGCTACTCTCAACCTCTAGAATAAGAGCTTCATGGAACACCCCTTAAATAAGTCCATTTTTACTAATGTTCTTGCATAACCCACTTTGCCCTCTTCATAGTTTCCCATCATGCTATCTATTCTACTCAACATCTCTACATTCTAGAATTCCCAAGGCTTATCTTCTCTGACAAAACTAACACTTCCATTTGCCATGGATGCAgaataaaaaaaacttcaaCAATTACGCAGCAAGCAAAAAGACAAATACCATGTATAAACAAAAGctcaaagaaaattttatcGAGTATATTACAAGGTTTACAATGTGCTAAACACAAAATCTCGCTTAATGTACAgctgaaaggagaaaagaaacaaCCAAATCAACTTTTCTTGCCTAACTTTTCTCAAACAGTACGAAACAATGTATTTCGCCTTCATAACACCATACAAACAAACGTATCACAAAATGCACCATATAAATAGCTCAATAGGTGGTCTAAAATATATTTGTTATATACCATATTGACAAAATGATCATACTTgattgtattattattatatcataAAGATATATCATACAGAGATGATTTCCTAAGTATTTTTCCTTAATATACAGCCATTGTAACTAATTTACTATCACATGATTCAACAATCTCACAACTAAAATTGCTAGATTTCTGTCAACCAAGAAACCGATAAAGAAAAATGGTAGATTTCTGAACCACTACACTTGTATTATGGGGCTGCATATCCTGCACCCTGCATTTATAGGGTAGTCTAGTTGCTAAATCAATTCTCCATTAAAGCCCCACTTGTTTATAATCactattttcattattattaaaaatataataatcaaGCAAAACTGAATTGCTTATACCTTTATGTTTAGAAAGGTGAAGTTGTAATCATATCCCAGCAAGTAGCTACAAGAAAATTGATAGCATCTTAAAAGGTCATTGAGCACAAAAGTAAAATAGATAAAGATTCTTACGCATTGTAGCATGGAATCAATTAGTTTAGTTCTCAACTCATTCTTAGGACTGAGCTCTCGAGTTAAGGCTGTAGTAGCAGCCCAACAAAAATTGTACGGAAGATGGTGGATTTACCAGCAACTTGATCATTAGAAATCTATGACCTCCAGTCATCAACAATCTTATATCCAAAGAGATCTAGTCCATGTCTGAGTTCAAGCGAAAGGCACACACATATCATGGTTTCCACTGCAGGTAATTTACAGTGttagaaattttcattttgtggAAGAGAATCATAGCTGattgaaataaaaatgaaatttgaagAAGTTAGTTAAATTACATATCTACTACATTTGAAGAAGGCAAATTACCAAGTTTCTCTCCAAGACACCCTTGAACGGTCAAGATATAACAAATTTAGTTTGTTGATCCCTCATTGCACCCCTTTAGAAGCCTCAGAACGATTTCGTAGTTTGCTTAGAATGAGATCATTATTCAGCGATAAATGTACTATCAATTCTGTGGTAGCAGCATCAGCAGAGAACCCCTTATCAACCATTTCGTTGATTAGTTCTGATGCTTTTGGTAAATCCTCATGCTTGAGAAACCCTTGAATGATGATATTATAACAACAATTATTTGGTAAACATCCTACCTTTTCCATGTCTTTAAATACCTTATACGCTTCATCCATTAATCCTTGTTGGCAAAGTCCTTTCATAATTGcattatatacataaacatcaggTTGTAAACCAATTTCAAAAAGACTAGAAAAAAGTTCCTTGGCATCATTAATCTTCCCAACTTTGCACATACCATTGATCAGACTGCTAtagatcacaaaattaggcttcaactgacttttctccattgctttcaatagtgtgAGTGCCTCATCGAGATTCCCCTGTCTACACAAGCCATCAATCATAATTGAGAAGGTTACTATATTTGGTTTGTTGACCATGAGAGCACATATTCTTAAAGAGCTCCTGCGCAGTTTGGGGCCTCCCTGCTTGAAACATACCCTTTATAAGAGTAGAACAAGTAACAACATCAGGAACCAAACCTTTATGAGACATTTCAACAAAAATATCCTTTGCATCATCTATCATTTTGCACTTACAATATCCATTGATCAAAATGCTGTAGCTAAAAATGTCAGCTATTTCATTGGTCACCATCAGATCAAATACCTTTCTAGCCTTATCAATTTGCTTGCACAGACAATATCCATCCATCAATGAATTATAAGTGACAACATTAGGTTccacacctctttgaatcattattttgattatattctgTGCATTTGAAACCAGTCCTTTCTTACAAAGAGTGTCTATCAATATATTGAAGGTAAAAACATCAGGGGATATGTTCCTCCCCACCATTTCTTTCAACAAGGCCAAAGCTTCCTGGAATTGGTCTGAAATGCAAAGACCATCAATTAAGGAATTGTAGGTGACCACATCAGGCTctacacctctttgaatcattacaTTGAATGTATTTTGAGCCTCTGAAACCATTCCATCCTTACAAAGAGCATCAATCAATACACTGAAGGTATAAACATTTGGTAATATGTTCTGCTCCACCATTTCATTCATCAAGGCCAAAGCTTGGTTCTTTTGGCCTAATTTGCAAACACCATGAATTAAACTATTGTAAGTGATGACATGAGGTGAAATGCCCTTATTCCTCATTTGAGAGAAGAGCTCTAAAGCCTCaccaactagctcatctttgcaAAGGGTGTCAATGATTGCATTGTATGTCACAACATCTGGCTCACAACCTCTATCAGCCATTTCCTTTAGTAGCTCAATAGCCAGATTTGTTTTCCCAAATTTACACAATCCCTTTACTATCACATTGAAAGTATAAACATTAGGTTGATAACCACGTGCGACCATATCATCGAAAAATTCCACTGCTTTGTCCATTTTACTCTCTATAcaaagcccattaattaagGTAGTAAATGTCACAATGGTAGGCTCCAATCCGAATTTGAACATCTTTCCGAAAACAGAGAAGCCAAAATCCACAAGATGTAAACGGCAGaagcaattaattaagatgTTAAGAGAATAAACATCGTGAGAGATTCCTAGCAATTCAATTGTTTTGGACATGGAAAGGACAGTGTGATATTGTTTCATTTTCACAAGGGCAGATAAGAATCTATTAAATGGAATCCTAGAAGGCAGAGGATGCTTATGAATTACATGATTGAAGGAAGCAATGGCATCATCAAGGTGGGTAAAAGAAGCAGATTTGAAATTATTTGTCAAGAAGCGTGAATCTTCAAGTGTGGAAGTAGAAGAATGGCAATAATTGGTAAATAAGAATAGGAATGGAGATTGAATGGTACCAATTGCCCCTTgtagctgaagatggaagctcctgctcttcctcctccaaggcatcttcatcatcatcgatCTCTCGTCAGTTGTTTTGAGGATGGATCGGGATTGGGAATgaggaaaggaaatagagaatcgGAAAAGGAAGGCTCTCTGCCTGCTGGTAAAGTGGTAAGGATAACAAAGGAAAATTGGGAATTGTTTATATGCGGcgcattttgtaattttttttattaatttttcatataaaaatattacaattttaattaatatcagtaaaaaattaatatataaaattatttcaaaataataaaattttgaaatgttaaactcactaaatatattttgcattttaaattttatttgttattttattttattattaataatattaatgtaaatttataatatgtaaATTATTTCTATGCATTCAATATACAGTATATTGgattataaattataagaataatatttttaaagtatgaatatatttatgtacaaaatttcataaaaattaaaattataaacattTTACTTATAAGATTAcataataaaagttaaattagaaaattaaattactgtTTGAAtctaatcataaaaatataaaattatcaaaaatttaatatttttattaaatgtttatTGCTAAAAATTATAGTTATCTTTTTAACTATATACTTCTTTATACCTATTTTATATAGGTCAATCAATAATAGACATTATTTCAAAATGTTATAACAGAAAAAATCATCTTGCATGAATAACAGTTTCAACCAAAGGAGAAATACAACATCATGAATGTTTCTTCAATTTTAGCTATAAGAATCAACCActtcttaatttatattaataatgcaGTGATTTTTCCgttgataatttaataaaaatctattggtaaataaattaataatggaTTATTAACAGATTACGATGCGTTGTTAAAAAGTTtggtattaaaattttatcaacgGTTTTCAAGTTTGTTAGTAAATTAGTGAATTTATTAACGGAGTTTCTGCTATAATTATTAACTGATTTTAAATTATCAACAAATTTTAAATCCTTTAGtataagagaaaaataatttattttaacagatgtgaaatccgttagtaaattatCAACAAATTGTAATTTAAATCTATtgagaatttaaataatttttttattaatttaataagatttaaaattatattattattgttactaagtttttaatttatattcaatatttattagaaatacatagaaagtgaaaataaaaaaaatggtaaaaatgagagaaaataataaaaaagaaagaaaaaaagagaaaaataaagaaaaggatagaaatataaaaattatgaaaaagaaaaaagaaagagagttAAGTAAAAAGATAATTAgcgaaatgaaaaaaaaaagaacaaataattagagaagaaaataaataaaggtaaaataatagaaaaaatatagatagaaagaaaatgatagaagaaaataatattaaaaaattaatatgaatgaaaattatagagaaaatgaagaagataagaggaaaggaaataaaaagatggaaaagaaaaaggagaaaatagagaaaatgaaaggaaaattatgaaaaatgaaaaagaataatagaagaggaaagagaagaagagaaaataggataagagatgaaagaaaaataatagaaaaaaaagaaaaaaatttatgagataaaaaagtaaaatgaatgaaaaaaatagaaaaagaaagaaaatgagagaaagggaAAATAATGGAAGAAAAGCAGATGATAATATGATCGAATGATAAAAGCAGAGGTGttggttttatatttataaatgtgaattattaataaatttataattcgttactaaattttaaaaaagaaaaaaataacttttttctcTCTAAAAGTTACCAattgatttgaaattttttagtaaatttattgGTAACTGAAAAATGTGAGCCGTAAAAAAGGAATGAAGGAATTTTAtgtagaattttattttaaatttatcaatgaATTTACCATCGGATAGATTTgttgataaatttaatatttttttatttattaatttgatgataaaatttagtaacaaaattttaaatttgttattaattttttatataaattactaatggatttagagtttattagtaatttaaatacttttaaaaattaacttagaGAGTAAGCTaatggttttgaagatttcaaaTTTAGtccgttaaaattttttaagttcgAGCCGAActcgagtttttatttttttcgaaCTCAAACGGAGTATTAGTAAGTTCAAACGACTCTTTTAGCAAATGAACTTAGACTAATCAAGTTTTTATcgagttaataatttttaaaaagtgcCCACTTTCTGCTTGTAGTTTCATTTTCCGTATTCCATCGATGTGGGACGTCTTTCTACATTAAGCAAATAGAACAGTCCGGTCCAAATTAACCTAAATAACTTTTGACCCATTTTTCACTCGGTCCAAAATGgttaatctaaattatttagtagtttcgtggttagctattatatacaattttgatTTTTCGTACTCTGACGATGAGGGACGTCCCACATCAAGCAAACAACTGAACTTCACATATACAAATTAGctctaaacttataaaaataagcTCTTAACGatccaaatatatgcaagttttaATAGTATAATTACACAATATAGAATTgaactttataaaatttagatttgactCATAAAAGTATGTGTAAGATTtagatttatttctcttatattATTAATCTCAGTCTGCTTAACGAAACTATTTACGAGTCTATTCGCAAGTCTGCTCATGAACTCGAATGCGAGCCACGCTCACAAGTCTTAACGAGACGAATATTATGGAGCTTAAATTTGCTTTGTTTACTAAACaagcctaaaaattaaattcgaaTTTGACTCGTTTAAAAATCGAGTCGAGTTTGATCGAATTTTTATCGAGTCGAATCTCGAATAGCTCATAAACGGTTTGTTTCATTTACACTCCTAAATTTACTAATAGATTAAAATTGTTAGTGATTTACTAACAGATTTTAAGTCCAATAGTAAATTTCAGCATcagttattttataaatttataaattctcaataaatttttaaatcggttaataatactaataaattatcaaatcggttaataatactaataaattatcaaatttgaaattcgtcaataaatttttatataatttttcatattaagaATTACTAAAAGATTttcaaattcattaataaatccattaaaattactaataaagtatattgataaataaattactagtagagtatattaataaaatttatttgtaaaatctACTGATAAAAATATCAGAACTAtagctttttcttttaaaatgttTTCCACTATCTCGCTTGAACTATTAAAAGATGTATTGCATGATACTGAGATTTTGTAGTATAGAAAAATATATCAGATTGCTAATAAGAAACtttcttttatatttagttTTCTATGAGTAGCTCTAAAACTGACTCTATTTCTCTGCAACCAAATTTAACACTttcacaaataaaatattttttcatctctttattaattgtttatatattattattattattattattattattattgcaaaTAGGCAATTAAATTTGTGCTCCTATTATCTTAATATcacattattatataaatatatttaatcaaagttatccaaaaaattataataaaataacagtaagaaaatatatcattttagttgatttttttattgtaattgaaatattcaaatttttattatatttattaatatctgttatttaataaaattattattaacatattttttttcaaaaaattattataatcgaattatatatatatatgtattttttatatcaatcataaatgtattaattattttttaattttttaattatatgagtAAATTACGAAttagtaatataatatatatttatatattaatttcatatattttttaattaaaattatataattaataactacATAAAATATTCTTATAGAGAGTActtgtatataatatatatatattactacagttattatttaaaaattaatattatttttttaatattaattatttactattttaaaatacaCGTAAAAAgctattatgattttatttgtaaaaattaaaatttaaattgaaatgaaactaaaattaaagtaaaaaaaattaaaattaaattgagacTGTACTGAAATTACTTAGAACTGTATGAGAACTATACTGAAATTTAGTTTCAAATGTGGTTCTAAACATTAAAGTATTagaaatttgatttgattctagTTCTTAGCAACaactataattttttctttatattaaaaactataatttttcttctatattaaaatattaaaaatttaatttgattctgaTTTTTAGTAAGAAgtataatttttccttttaggATACTATCTAGCTTTTGAACTAATTAAGTAGTATATTTCTTAACGATGTATTGTATaatattgagattttatagtATAGACAAATATATCTGATTACTAACCTTAATATaagtaaattattaaaacatataatagttttaataaaatatttaatctattaaaattttaatattatatttgttaatagaacataaattaaattaaaatagtaaattaatagaataaatcaaattaaaatattttaaatattgtatatTTGTATagttttttaatcattttaaaatagACGTGAACATGTGGATTTTATATGTAAATtagaatattatattataaattaattaaataaattatattaataaaaataaattataaattttacaatgtaattattagtatttataaataataacgggtctgaaagttaaaaaaaagagtaaatatttattttttaattaaatttatatggaaatggatatttttaaaaatttgttaacaaaattgattttatttttttctttttaaaaaatatttaacatcAACACATCTAGGTTAGCTGCTAAATTTAATAGTCTGCTAAAGGAGAATTTGAGAGCAACATTACCAACCGATCGTCTATCATTCCAAGATTTTATTTTCATCTCATTCCCCACAGCAAATCTGATATGATTAAAAGGAGAGAAGAAAGATCTAAGGGAAGAGATGCAACAAGAGTATTCCATTTAATCAATGAAGTTTCTTTGTATTGACACTACTGCACCACAAGAAAGATCTAatgtgtaatagttagatgatgCTTTAAAGCACCAAGTTTATCCCATAGTTTATTCAATTTTGTAAAGTAAACAACAACTGATATAGATTTTTGGATTCTGAATCTTTTTGCAATCGGTTTCCTACCTCTCAATATGTACCCTGTCAAACCCACCTCTAACAAACCATTTTACATGGATGCAGAATCACAAAAGCTTCAAGAAAGATGCatcaagcaaaaagaaaaaggatatTACAAGGTTTAGAAAgtggtaaaaacataaaatgttTCATTATATACTGttgaaaggagaaaagaaacaaCCAAAATAACTTTTCTTGCCTAACTTAACTAACATCTCAAACAGTAAGAAACAATGTGTTTCACATTCATAACACCACACAAATGTATTACAAAATGCACCTTATAAATAACTCAAATGGTGGTCCAATACTAAAATATATCCGTTATATTGACAAAGAGGACGTTTGCTTTTCCCTCAATTCCCATAAAATTTTCTGTTTATAATTTTAGTGACATTTCATACAACCAACCGCTGTAGAAGTCTAGTGATTTTCTTACCTTGTATTCTGGGACTGTATATCCTGCGCCCTGCATTTATAGTGtagtataattattaaatcaatTCTCAATTAAAGCACACTGGTTTATAATCATTagtttcattattattaaaaattataataacaaaGCAAAAATGAATTATTAACCTTTATGGTTTATAATCATTAGTTTCATTACTAAAACTACGCTACATAggaatttattaatgaaattttaattatttataaaattaaatagacataaataaatatataaataaatttataatctgtttataaaattaaatgaacatacgaatttattaatatttataagtataatcattttttttaaattaaaagattttttaaattaaaagatcatATGAATTTACGAATGgatgtatatgtatatggttacaaatagatttataaataaatatataaattatttataaaattaattaaatataaataaatttataaacaaatatagaatgataaaaaaaatatcatttttgttataatatttataaatgaatttatacatgtttataaattttatttgcattttaataaattcacgTAGTgaatgataataattaaaattaaaaaaaaaaagaattgaaatCAAATTGAGGTTGTACTGAAATACTGAAATTCAATTCCAAATATGGTTCTAaacattaaaatatcaaaaagtaGTATACTCCTTAATGATGTGTTGTATGATATTGAGATTTTATAACATAGAGAAATATATCTAATTATTAACAAGAAACTTCCTTTCATATTTGATTTTGTATGAGTAGTTCTAAAATTGACATTTTGATAAAAGCGATTGCAAAATCTTATAACCGGTTG
Proteins encoded in this region:
- the LOC110607926 gene encoding putative pentatricopeptide repeat-containing protein At1g12700, mitochondrial, with product MCKVGKINDAKELFSSLFEIGLQPDVYVYNAIMKGLCQQGLMDEAYKVFKDMEKVGCLPNNCCYNIIIQGFLKHEDLPKASELINEMVDKGFSADAATTELIVHLSLNNDLILSKLRNRSEASKGVQ
- the LOC110607925 gene encoding putative pentatricopeptide repeat-containing protein At1g12700, mitochondrial yields the protein MMMKMPWRRKSRSFHLQLQGAIGTIQSPFLFLFTNYCHSSTSTLEDSRFLTNNFKSASFTHLDDAIASFNHVIHKHPLPSRIPFNRFLSALVKMKQYHTVLSMSKTIELLGISHDVYSLNILINCFCRLHLVDFGFSVFGKMFKFGLEPTIVTFTTLINGLCIESKMDKAVEFFDDMVARGYQPNVYTFNVIVKGLCKFGKTNLAIELLKEMADRGCEPDVVTYNAIIDTLCKDELVGEALELFSQMRNKGISPHVITYNSLIHGVCKLGQKNQALALMNEMVEQNILPNVYTFSVLIDALCKDGMVSEAQNTFNVMIQRGVEPDVVTYNSLIDGLCISDQFQEALALLKEMVGRNISPDVFTFNILIDTLCKKGLVSNAQNIIKIMIQRGVEPNVVTYNSLMDGYCLCKQIDKARKVFDLMVTNEIADIFSYSILINGYWYVSSREAPNCAGAL